A single genomic interval of Shewanella psychropiezotolerans harbors:
- a CDS encoding YdbH domain-containing protein produces the protein MLSRLSRVKRLMLALIVSLLILVVILVNSFERLAMSIANDYLVEYNTQINELSIRPTSMHHWQFPVIKLTVHNSEISITDLALTLDTDMSLLSLYSQQLSSNQVVSLIKQISIKEIHAKLNPGVLTDAGKNVDDQGPTLALDLNELPQINIGTTSLSLAGISASALSLTVEHLTLDEDGNLSTAISRNDNAIFQLDAHLTDKQWQVSSRLVFDELYAFLTELAAQEFDTSALAPLLALKQESERIGLVLSGTLESNATLDLKSAQLESSHILKHSSLTLMQFDELTLTPHSPSSSAEEPLAQDRVKFDIAGHLADLTLTLQPFTLEVSPSRHQINSLLPLLYNERHDKRIIPLVAALLEPSTSTAAGGDKSQARIDEKQAIKVIFTLSQPLDYSFVSKNIHLGHAQLMIRDAMVDASLSATNLSLQIPTQSQAFELTSDWQFAASREQALALSSLMPDDPSPFAGNKTIADIRLGASSLTLAGKINIETPTASESPQFRLSINPNLQAQIDSVELVPQSVKQDSARKTADNPRFQFELNHLKLVSHDELVMTSSEASPVSLDIPRLTFSIGPTRYRHDIQTDLASVTKALSFDANSLKFSTLAMSHFIIMKSLINESLASSNQASNSKLALSAFTLESEDVQFIQSTSSGDRLTVSTAVTRLTSLDPLVIKRMIDSADKNKQPIQISVPPLNFEQLDNELALKPVPSTEQNEYLAKLSGLYLSLEKTSSLTISDLTAEAMSRVLTENLWENVAHYELNGAELTHHYIKNNRKRTEKLLGLYTASLSQTLDWNGVKLDTHENWEFDGLEFVSEHRLRPHIPTEAKGSQLQLTGKLNLDSDLGTILSLVSNNYSLPKSLFITGDARLQTKYELNKNDKSTQVSINFTPELTSLSGSINELPFEQAEIQASCHYQMEQKNQSSSPESQGSNISTLSCPDIQFSAAAFNPGILITDIKAQADFSVSLDDKIATKKVTEQEAKNRKDLSPDVGKRPKPMLPETLSAANIQINASGELLGGHLLLPEFNLRLHDKSHGYLVLQGLELEQLLAIQPQVGLYADGIFDGVLPVDLVQGKISISGGKLAARAPGGLISVSGNPAVEQMRLSQPYLDFAFSTMEHLEYSELSSSFDMAPDGDALLKVSVKGKAKGIERPIHLNYSQEENMLQLLKSLQIGDKLQTQIEQSMN, from the coding sequence ATGTTAAGTCGTCTCTCCCGTGTAAAGCGGCTCATGCTAGCCTTGATTGTCAGTCTACTCATACTCGTTGTCATTTTGGTCAACAGCTTTGAGAGATTGGCTATGAGTATCGCCAATGATTATCTTGTTGAATATAACACTCAGATAAATGAACTCAGCATCAGGCCCACCTCGATGCACCATTGGCAGTTCCCAGTTATCAAGTTGACGGTTCATAACAGTGAAATCAGCATCACAGATTTAGCGTTAACCTTAGATACAGATATGAGCCTTTTGAGTCTCTATTCTCAGCAGCTATCTAGCAACCAAGTCGTGAGCTTAATAAAGCAAATATCTATCAAAGAGATCCATGCCAAGCTCAATCCAGGCGTGTTAACTGATGCGGGCAAGAATGTCGACGACCAAGGTCCTACCCTGGCACTGGATCTCAATGAACTCCCTCAGATAAATATTGGCACGACTTCGCTGAGCCTGGCGGGCATCTCTGCTTCAGCCTTGAGCTTGACCGTGGAGCATTTAACCTTAGATGAAGATGGCAACCTAAGCACGGCCATCAGTCGAAACGATAATGCCATTTTTCAGTTAGATGCCCATTTAACGGATAAACAATGGCAAGTATCGAGCCGACTCGTCTTCGATGAGTTATACGCATTCCTGACCGAGCTTGCAGCACAAGAGTTCGATACGAGTGCCCTCGCCCCGCTGCTCGCCCTGAAACAAGAGAGTGAACGAATTGGACTGGTATTAAGTGGCACTCTTGAATCTAACGCCACGCTAGACCTTAAATCGGCTCAACTAGAGTCATCCCATATCTTAAAACACTCAAGCCTGACATTGATGCAGTTTGATGAGCTCACCTTGACGCCTCACTCACCGAGCTCTTCGGCAGAGGAACCTTTAGCCCAAGACAGGGTTAAATTTGACATCGCCGGCCACCTTGCCGATCTGACCTTAACACTACAGCCTTTCACCCTCGAGGTTAGCCCGAGTCGCCATCAGATAAACAGCTTATTACCCCTTCTCTATAATGAACGGCATGATAAACGGATCATCCCTCTTGTGGCGGCCTTACTTGAGCCCAGCACCAGTACAGCTGCGGGGGGCGATAAGAGTCAGGCTCGAATAGATGAAAAACAAGCCATTAAGGTGATATTCACTCTGTCCCAACCTTTAGACTATTCGTTTGTCTCAAAAAATATTCATCTGGGCCATGCACAGCTGATGATCCGTGATGCCATGGTGGATGCCTCATTATCTGCAACTAATTTGTCACTGCAAATACCCACACAGAGTCAGGCATTCGAGTTAACAAGCGATTGGCAGTTTGCAGCGTCCCGCGAGCAAGCATTGGCGCTTAGCTCACTAATGCCTGACGATCCAAGCCCTTTCGCCGGCAATAAGACCATAGCCGATATCAGACTCGGCGCTTCATCCCTCACCCTGGCAGGAAAAATAAATATTGAAACTCCTACTGCAAGTGAGTCACCTCAATTCAGGCTCAGTATAAATCCAAATCTGCAGGCACAGATAGACAGTGTGGAGCTAGTACCTCAGTCAGTAAAACAAGACTCGGCGAGAAAAACTGCAGATAACCCCAGGTTTCAATTTGAGCTGAATCATCTCAAGCTAGTTAGCCATGATGAACTGGTGATGACCTCGAGTGAAGCCAGTCCGGTGAGCCTGGATATTCCCAGACTGACATTCTCTATAGGCCCAACGCGCTACAGGCATGACATACAGACTGATTTAGCCTCTGTCACTAAAGCGCTCAGCTTCGACGCTAACAGCCTAAAATTCAGCACTCTAGCAATGAGCCACTTCATCATAATGAAGAGTCTGATTAATGAGAGCTTAGCCAGCAGTAATCAAGCAAGCAATAGCAAATTGGCCTTATCCGCTTTCACCCTTGAGTCCGAAGACGTTCAATTCATTCAGTCCACAAGCTCAGGCGACCGCCTCACGGTATCAACGGCAGTGACGCGTCTAACCAGCCTTGACCCACTGGTGATAAAGCGAATGATTGACTCAGCAGACAAAAACAAACAGCCGATTCAAATAAGCGTCCCTCCATTAAACTTTGAGCAGCTAGACAATGAACTGGCCCTAAAACCTGTGCCATCGACGGAGCAAAACGAATATCTGGCTAAGCTATCAGGCCTGTATCTCTCTTTAGAAAAAACCAGTTCATTGACGATCTCCGATCTCACTGCAGAGGCGATGAGCCGAGTATTAACCGAAAACCTATGGGAAAATGTCGCTCACTATGAGCTCAATGGCGCCGAGCTGACTCATCATTACATAAAGAACAACAGAAAACGTACCGAGAAACTGTTAGGCCTCTACACGGCGAGTCTTTCCCAAACCTTAGACTGGAATGGCGTTAAATTAGATACCCATGAAAACTGGGAGTTCGATGGCCTCGAATTTGTCAGTGAACACAGATTACGGCCTCACATACCTACAGAGGCTAAAGGCTCACAGCTGCAGCTAACTGGAAAGTTAAATTTAGACAGTGATCTTGGCACTATTTTATCCCTTGTGAGCAATAACTACTCCCTGCCAAAATCCCTGTTCATCACAGGTGATGCCAGGCTGCAGACTAAATACGAACTCAATAAAAATGATAAATCGACTCAAGTGAGTATCAATTTCACACCTGAGCTCACTTCCCTCAGCGGCAGCATTAATGAGCTTCCCTTCGAGCAAGCCGAAATTCAGGCCAGCTGCCACTATCAAATGGAGCAGAAAAATCAGTCCTCATCCCCTGAGTCTCAAGGGTCAAATATCAGTACCTTGTCTTGCCCGGATATCCAGTTCTCTGCCGCTGCATTTAATCCCGGCATACTGATCACAGATATCAAGGCTCAGGCAGATTTTAGCGTCTCACTTGACGATAAAATCGCTACTAAAAAAGTAACAGAACAAGAAGCAAAAAATCGGAAAGATCTGAGTCCTGATGTTGGCAAACGCCCCAAACCTATGCTCCCCGAGACCTTAAGTGCGGCAAATATCCAGATTAATGCTAGCGGTGAGCTCCTCGGCGGACACTTACTGTTACCCGAGTTTAACTTAAGATTACACGACAAGTCCCATGGGTATCTGGTCCTCCAGGGGCTTGAGCTTGAACAGTTACTGGCCATCCAGCCTCAGGTCGGCCTCTATGCAGACGGGATCTTCGATGGCGTATTGCCTGTTGATCTAGTCCAAGGCAAGATATCAATAAGCGGTGGTAAACTGGCTGCTCGAGCACCGGGCGGACTCATATCAGTCAGCGGCAATCCGGCGGTGGAGCAGATGCGCCTGTCCCAGCCCTACTTAGATTTTGCCTTCTCCACCATGGAGCATCTCGAATATTCAGAACTCTCCAGTAGCTTCGATATGGCCCCCGATGGGGACGCACTATTGAAAGTGAGTGTAAAAGGAAAAGCGAAAGGGATTGAACGCCCTATTCACTTGAACTACTCTCAAGAGGAAAACATGCTGCAGCTGTTAAAGAGTTTACAGATTGGCGATAAGTTGCAGACTCAAATCGAACAGTCGATGAATTAA
- a CDS encoding YnbE family lipoprotein — MIALLALTGCTPTIKIEPPDKPIVINLNVKIEHEIRIKIDKELDELLTNDELF; from the coding sequence ATGATCGCTCTCCTGGCACTCACAGGCTGTACGCCCACAATCAAGATTGAGCCACCGGACAAGCCGATAGTGATCAATCTGAATGTTAAGATTGAACATGAGATCAGAATTAAAATCGATAAAGAGCTCGATGAGTTGCTGACCAACGATGAACTGTTTTAA
- a CDS encoding D-hexose-6-phosphate mutarotase, with protein MGSVTTKKHSNGLEYVDVDTPLCKARIFLQGAQIDLFQPVGKAPLLWVSSADDYQPGSGIRGGIPVCWPWFGQSDNPDWPQHGFARTRIWALESVQMKNQAVELKLTLKISEADKLYWPHDTRVEMLFTLTDTLTVSLKNTNLASYPVSLTQALHSYFPVKDIHQLKATGFKGSKYIEFGEGPFKQNGDEVLFDKETDRVYTQLADVQELHTPDGIIEVSRENSHSAVLWNPWIDKSQRLSRFNSDDYQTMVCLEAANVLEDKLTLAPDETHMLTTKIGWKD; from the coding sequence ATGGGCTCAGTCACCACAAAAAAGCACAGCAATGGCTTAGAATATGTCGATGTCGATACGCCATTATGTAAGGCGAGAATTTTCCTGCAAGGCGCACAGATAGACCTGTTTCAACCAGTCGGTAAAGCGCCGTTACTTTGGGTCTCATCCGCCGATGATTATCAGCCAGGTAGTGGCATCCGAGGCGGTATACCTGTGTGTTGGCCCTGGTTTGGCCAGAGTGATAACCCGGACTGGCCCCAACATGGATTCGCTCGCACCCGCATCTGGGCACTGGAATCCGTGCAGATGAAGAATCAGGCCGTCGAACTTAAGCTAACCCTTAAGATAAGTGAAGCAGACAAGCTCTACTGGCCCCATGATACTCGCGTCGAAATGCTGTTTACCTTAACGGACACCCTGACGGTATCACTGAAGAACACCAATTTGGCCAGTTATCCGGTGAGTTTGACTCAGGCACTACATAGCTATTTCCCGGTCAAAGATATTCATCAGCTTAAAGCCACAGGCTTTAAAGGTTCAAAATACATAGAGTTCGGTGAAGGCCCATTCAAGCAAAATGGCGATGAAGTGCTATTCGACAAAGAAACCGATCGGGTATATACCCAATTGGCTGACGTTCAAGAGCTGCACACCCCGGACGGCATTATTGAAGTTAGCCGCGAAAACAGCCACTCAGCAGTGCTCTGGAACCCTTGGATTGATAAGTCTCAGCGCTTGTCTCGTTTCAACAGCGATGACTACCAGACCATGGTCTGTCTCGAGGCGGCCAATGTGTTGGAAGATAAGCTCACGCTTGCACCCGATGAGACCCATATGCTGACCACTAAGATTGGCTGGAAAGATTAG
- a CDS encoding ExeM/NucH family extracellular endonuclease, which produces MFTKASLLALAIGGVSTFAQAADHLIISEYVEGSSNNKAIEFYNPTNTDIDLSQYQVEYYFNGKTDVGSTIVLTGTLAAGQTYVLADNDANAEILALANQVSNSSFFNGDDAIVLRKSGAVVDSLGQVGVDPGSQWGSGDLSTQDNTLRRDPAQLIGDSAIDDEVTLDTWQGFAKDDFSDLGQFNAEPTDPTDPTEPTEPVTLVCNDPSTAIHAIQGQTDTSPLNGQFVEVEAIVTSNQEAGLKGLFVQMADNEVDGDPLTSEGVFVYTGSVTGYLAGDRIRFQAKVKEYNGLTELTDVAAHILCESAQAMPTAAIVTLPIDETSDLEAFEGMRVSFSHNLTVNEVYNLGRYGELLLGSQRHYIGTQVAAPGSDALAVTAANAKDAIVLDDGLTSQNPDPVRYPAPGLSASNTVRVGDTITGLDAVMHYGFGKYRLMPMDTVNFVAENARTPAPMLAEGGNLILASFNVLNYFNGDGAGAGFPTPRGADTATEFIRQRDKIIAAMVAINADVLGLMEIENDGFGSESAIADLVSGLNQAIGETRYAYVSAETAAGIGTDAITVGMIYRLDKVSLNGVAKVLSSANSPLDENNNPLFNDGKNRPMLTQAFRHLDSDEVIVVAVNHFKSKGSDCDSLGDPNMNDGQGNCNLTRTSAAEAVSLWLAAEYGEADVLVMGDLNAYAQENPLTALKNAGFTELFDHLDKENAYSYVYSGESGQLDHALANASLLDKVIDVTEWHINTDEPRLLDYNEEFKSDAQLADLYNNDAYRSSDHDPVVISVLLGEDNIAPVASFTVSIDGAVVTFNDTSADEDGEIVSYSWELGDGAVAESAMVSHEYAQDGDYLVTLTVTDNDGLTHNVSQTITIDTQADKIKPVAVIKHIDLWFIDLFVSMSFDDDGYITKHKWKFNDGSRASGPLAIKFASRASKVKLVVKDNDGLKGKTSLKF; this is translated from the coding sequence ATGTTTACCAAAGCAAGTTTACTTGCCTTGGCGATAGGTGGTGTTTCCACGTTCGCTCAGGCAGCCGATCATCTAATCATTTCTGAATATGTCGAAGGCAGTAGTAACAATAAGGCCATCGAGTTCTACAATCCTACCAATACTGATATCGATCTCAGCCAATACCAAGTCGAATACTATTTTAACGGTAAAACTGATGTGGGGTCGACCATAGTTCTGACTGGAACTTTGGCCGCGGGTCAGACTTATGTTCTTGCCGATAATGATGCTAATGCCGAAATTTTGGCTCTTGCTAATCAAGTGAGTAACTCGAGCTTTTTTAACGGCGATGATGCTATCGTCCTCAGAAAGTCGGGTGCGGTAGTCGATAGCTTGGGTCAGGTTGGCGTAGATCCTGGTAGTCAGTGGGGCAGCGGTGATTTGTCGACTCAAGACAACACGCTGCGCCGCGATCCCGCTCAGCTTATCGGCGATAGCGCTATCGACGATGAGGTGACCTTAGATACCTGGCAGGGTTTTGCCAAGGATGATTTTTCAGATCTTGGACAGTTTAATGCTGAGCCCACAGATCCCACCGACCCAACTGAGCCCACAGAACCTGTGACACTTGTGTGTAATGACCCATCCACGGCTATTCATGCCATTCAAGGTCAGACCGATACCAGCCCACTCAATGGTCAGTTTGTCGAAGTCGAAGCTATAGTCACCAGTAATCAGGAAGCGGGTCTTAAGGGGTTGTTTGTGCAGATGGCCGACAATGAAGTCGACGGCGATCCCTTGACCTCAGAAGGTGTGTTCGTCTATACGGGCAGCGTGACAGGTTATCTTGCCGGTGACCGTATTCGTTTTCAGGCTAAGGTGAAGGAATACAATGGCTTGACTGAGTTGACCGATGTGGCTGCTCATATACTCTGTGAGTCGGCTCAGGCGATGCCAACAGCCGCCATAGTGACCTTGCCAATCGATGAGACAAGTGATCTAGAAGCGTTCGAAGGGATGCGCGTCAGTTTCAGCCATAACTTAACGGTCAATGAAGTCTATAACTTAGGCCGTTATGGTGAGTTACTGTTAGGTAGCCAACGTCATTATATAGGTACTCAAGTTGCCGCCCCTGGCAGTGATGCACTGGCGGTAACTGCTGCTAATGCTAAAGATGCCATAGTGTTAGACGATGGACTGACATCGCAAAACCCAGATCCTGTGCGTTATCCGGCGCCAGGGCTAAGTGCATCAAATACGGTGCGTGTCGGTGATACCATCACAGGACTCGATGCGGTAATGCATTATGGTTTTGGTAAGTATCGTCTGATGCCTATGGATACGGTTAATTTCGTCGCCGAAAATGCGAGAACTCCGGCGCCAATGCTCGCCGAAGGCGGCAATCTAATCCTTGCCAGCTTCAATGTGCTTAACTATTTCAATGGTGATGGTGCTGGGGCGGGTTTCCCGACGCCACGTGGCGCGGATACCGCTACTGAATTTATCCGTCAAAGAGACAAGATCATTGCCGCTATGGTCGCCATTAATGCCGATGTATTAGGTTTGATGGAGATAGAAAATGATGGCTTTGGCAGTGAATCAGCCATTGCCGATCTCGTCTCCGGCCTTAACCAGGCAATCGGTGAGACTCGCTATGCTTATGTCAGCGCAGAAACCGCTGCTGGCATAGGGACAGATGCTATCACTGTGGGTATGATCTATCGCCTAGACAAGGTGAGCCTGAATGGCGTGGCTAAAGTGCTTTCAAGCGCTAATTCACCATTGGATGAAAACAATAACCCACTGTTTAACGACGGTAAGAATCGTCCTATGTTGACTCAAGCCTTCAGACACCTTGATAGTGATGAGGTGATTGTTGTTGCAGTGAATCACTTTAAATCTAAGGGCAGTGATTGTGATAGCTTAGGCGATCCCAATATGAACGATGGTCAAGGTAACTGTAATTTGACCCGCACCAGCGCCGCCGAGGCGGTCAGTCTCTGGCTAGCAGCTGAGTACGGTGAGGCCGATGTGTTAGTGATGGGTGATCTCAATGCCTATGCTCAGGAAAATCCATTAACAGCACTTAAAAACGCAGGGTTTACTGAGTTGTTCGACCATCTTGATAAAGAGAATGCATACTCTTATGTTTATTCGGGAGAGTCGGGTCAGCTGGATCATGCCCTGGCTAATGCTAGCTTGTTGGATAAAGTCATCGACGTAACCGAGTGGCATATCAATACCGATGAGCCAAGATTACTCGACTACAACGAAGAGTTTAAGTCAGATGCGCAGCTCGCTGATTTGTACAATAATGATGCATATCGCTCGTCGGATCACGATCCTGTGGTTATCTCTGTGTTGCTTGGTGAAGATAATATTGCTCCAGTGGCCAGTTTCACTGTGTCTATTGATGGTGCCGTGGTGACGTTTAATGATACCTCAGCAGATGAAGACGGTGAGATTGTGAGTTACTCATGGGAGTTAGGCGACGGCGCTGTCGCTGAGTCTGCTATGGTCAGCCATGAATATGCACAAGATGGCGATTATCTGGTGACATTAACCGTTACCGATAATGACGGCTTAACCCATAATGTCTCGCAAACCATCACCATAGATACACAAGCTGACAAGATTAAGCCTGTTGCCGTGATAAAGCATATCGACCTCTGGTTTATCGACCTGTTTGTGTCTATGAGCTTCGATGACGATGGCTATATCACTAAGCATAAGTGGAAGTTTAACGATGGCAGTCGTGCATCGGGTCCATTGGCGATCAAGTTTGCCAGTCGTGCTAGCAAGGTTAAGTTAGTGGTTAAAGACAACGATGGCCTCAAGGGGAAAACAAGCCTCAAGTTTTGA
- a CDS encoding YdbL family protein yields MKTKLLVLAAGLLLSLNAFAISLHDAKSQGLVGEQTNGYLGIVKSSPDASALAKQVNAKRKAHYENIAKKNGISITEVAKMAAEKAMRATKKGLYIQTKSGKWIKK; encoded by the coding sequence ATGAAAACCAAATTATTGGTGCTCGCAGCAGGACTATTGCTGAGCCTAAATGCATTTGCCATATCGCTACATGACGCTAAGTCTCAAGGTTTGGTGGGTGAGCAAACAAATGGCTACTTAGGCATAGTAAAAAGTAGCCCGGATGCCAGCGCGTTAGCTAAACAGGTCAATGCTAAGCGTAAGGCCCATTATGAAAATATTGCCAAGAAAAATGGTATTTCAATCACAGAGGTCGCTAAAATGGCGGCTGAAAAAGCGATGAGGGCCACTAAGAAAGGCCTATATATTCAAACTAAGAGTGGTAAGTGGATTAAGAAATAG